One Phaseolus vulgaris cultivar G19833 chromosome 2, P. vulgaris v2.0, whole genome shotgun sequence DNA window includes the following coding sequences:
- the LOC137809025 gene encoding uncharacterized protein encodes MAGPFSDSLIRNPIETFAKIRRQAVAYINAEEAVSVKHSSSYLRQTKPKERSRSRPLRVNETSTDKRTDSRRAPYPTGKSVPRAKPREDLAFQPKFWISYKELLTVPGVVEKLKFLQKFDRNLGQRKKAWCKFHKGFGHDVLRCITLGYQLAGSVKNGFLMEYLDEDQKEPKGEVAPRDQAYEIPVHGELNTISGGFSRGGSSASKHKRYARVVMTVATRRPDHPPESALCFTSSDLEDVVPHEDDPVVISIVTMGRKVHRVLINQGSSADVMFWSTFNNLTYPSTRYIVVNASSAYNFLLERPSLNRFGAVSSMRHMKMKLPSFDGGVITIKYDQKTARKCYESSLKSKRGTYSITVQHKIAEVISKHIDAFAWSSADMPGIDPNFLCHRLTMDEKVRSVVQRRRKFNEEKAPNHQRRNSEASEC; translated from the exons ATGGCAGGACCATTTAGCGACTCATTGATCAGGAATCCAATAGAGACATTCGCCAAAATACGGCGGCAGGCTGTCGCCTATATCAATGCAGAGGAGGCAGTGTCCGTGAAACACAGCAGCTCGTATCTAAGGCAAACCAAGCCAAAGGAGAGGAGCCGGTCTCGACCTCTTAGGGTCAACGAAACCTCAACCGATAAGAGAACGGACTCAAGGCGCGCGCCATACCCCACCGGGAAGAGCGTGCCCAGGGCGAAACCCCGAGAGGACTTGGCATTTCAACCCAAGTTTTGGATATCTTACAAGGAGTTGCTGACCGTACCAGGGGTCGTGGAAAAGCTGAAGTTCCTTCAGAAATTTGATAGGAATCTGGGGCAGCGAAAGAAGGCCTGGTGCAAATTCCATAAGGGATTTGGGCATGACGTTTTGCGATGTATAACTCTGGGTTACCAATTGGCAGGTTCGGTGAAAAACGGATTCTTGATGGAATACCTGGACGAGGACCAGAAAGAGCCGAAGGGAGAGGTTGCTCCGAGGGACCAAGCATATGAGATACCGGTCCATGGGGAGCTGAACACCATCTCGGGAGGATTTTCTAGAGGAGGGAGCTCTGCTTCCAAGCATAAGCGATACGCGAGAGTAGTGATGACCGTGGCGACAAGGAGGCCTGACCATCCACCAGAGTCTGCTCTTTGTTTTACGAGCTCTGACCTGGAGGACGTGGTCCCTCATGAGGATGATCCAGTGGTGATATCTATTGTCACCATGGGAAGGAAGGTACACCGAGTTCTCATTAACCAAGGGAGCTCAgctgatgtgatgttctggtcaaCATTCAACAATTTGACTTATCCCTCGACCAG GTACATTGTGGTTAATGCCTCTTCAgcttataattttcttttggaGAGACCTTCTTTGAACAGGTTCGGTGCGGTGTCCTCGatgaggcacatgaagatgaagttgccttccTTTGATGGAGgagtgatcaccatcaagtatgaTCAGAAGACGGCAAGGAAGTGCTACGAGAGTAGTTTGAAAAGTAAAAGGGGAACGTACTCAATCACTGTTCAG CACAAGATAGCCGAGGTGATATCGAAGCACATAGATGCTTTCGCTTGGTCATCCGCGGACATGCCTGGGATAGACCCAAATTTTCTATGCCATAGGCTTACTATGGATGAGAAGGTTAGGTCGGTAGTCCAgaggaggagaaagttcaatgaagaaaaGGCGCCTAATCATCAGAGAAGAAACTCAGAAGCTTCTGAATGCTGA